CCGTCGCGCTCCGCGCCGGGCAGGGCGCGGCGCGCGCGCAGCACGTGCAGGGGACCGTCCTCGGGGGACGCTTCGTTCGGGGCCGGATGGGGGCCGGGCGGGGGGCCGGGGGTCGGACGCGCGTTCACGACGGGGAGGGTAGCACCGGCCCACGCCAGTCGGCGGGGCGCGGGCCCGCTCCGAGCCGCCACGCGACCGCCGCCGCGACGCGCGGCGCGGCGGCGCCGTCGCCGTACGGGTTGGGGCGGTCGCGCATGGCCATGAGCTCCGGAGCGTCCGGCGCGAGCAGGGCGCGCAACTGCGCCTCGACGGACGCCGGGTCGGTGCCCAGGAGGCGCAGCACGCCCGCCTCCACGCCCTCGGGCCGCTCGGTGACCGCGCGCAGCACCGCGACGGGGACGCCCAACGCCGCCCCCTCCTCCTGGAGGCCGCCCGAGTCGGTCACGATCAGGCGGCTGGCGGCGAGCGTCGCCACCATCGCCTCGTAGCCCAGGGGGTCCGACGTCACGACGTTCGCGACGCCGTGGACCGCGGGCCGCACCGCCTCGCGGACGGCGGGATTGCGGTGGACCGGCCACACGAACGCGAGGTCGGGATGGTCGCGCGCGAGGCGCGCGATGGAGGCGGCGAACGCCGCGAGGTGCGGCAGGTTCTCGCGGCGGTGCAACGTCACCGTGACGCGCCCGGTCGTGCCGGCCGGCAGCGGCGGCGTCGCCGCCCGCCCGGCGACCGTCCGGACCGCATCGACGCCGGTGTTGCCGGTCACGAGCACCGTCGCGTCGTCGCGCCCCTCCCGCCGCAGGTTCGCGCGCGCCCCGTCGGTCGGGGCGAGCGCGAGATCGCCGATCGCGTCCACCAGTCGGCGGTTCCCCTCCTCGGGGAACGGCTGCGTCAGGTCGAAACTGCGCAGGCCCGCCTCGACGTGCCCCACGCCGACCCCCTCGTAGAAGCCGGCGAGCGCCGCAGCGAACGTCGTGGTGGTGTCGCCGTGCACCAGCAGGTAGGCGGGCGCCAACGCCCGCAGGCGCGCGGCGAGCGCGGGCACGATCCGCCCCACCAGGTCCGCCGACCCCTGCCGGTCGGTCATCACGTCGAGGTCCTCGTCCGGCGTGACGCCGAACGGCGCCAGCACGTCGCGCACCTGCTCGCGATGCTGCCCCGTCGCCAGGACGTACGGGGTGGTCGCCGGGTGGTCGGCGAGCGCCGCGACGACCGGCGCCATCTTCGCCGCCTCGGGCCGGGTCCCGAACGCCACGACGACGCGATGCGGACCGCTCACCGCGGCGGCCGGCCCTCGCGTCGCGCCGGAGGCGCGTCGGACGCCGCGACCGCGACCGCACCCGCACGCTCCGCCGCCCGCTCCGCAGCGCGGACCTCCGCCCACCGCAGGGCGCTGGCGCCGCCCGTGGCCGCCACCGCGAGCAGGACCGTCGCCGCGGTCGCGGCGGGCGGCGTCGCGGCGAGGAGCATGCCGGCGACGCCCAGCACGAGCGTCGCCGCCCACAGGGTCAGCACCACCCCGCGTTCGCTCCGGCCGCGGGCCCGCAGCAGGTCGTGCAGGTGATCGTTGTGGGCGCGGGCGGGGTTGGCGCCGCGACGCAGACGCCGCAACGTCACCTGCGCGATGTTGACGACCGGCACGCCGAGGATCAACACCGGCGTCGCGATCGTCACCGCCGCGGTCACCTTGAGCGCCCCCAGGACGCTGACGGCGGCGAGGACGTAGCCGAGGAGGTAGGCGCCGGCGTCCCCCATGAAGATCGTCGCAGGGCCGGCGTTGTGCCGCAGGAAGCCGGTCGCCGCCCCCGCGAGGGCGGCGAGCAGCAGCACCGCGGCGCCGCGCCCGTCGACCTGCAGCGCGACCGCGAGCAGGCTGAGGCTGCCGATCGCCGCGACGCCGGACGAGAGGCCGTCCACCCCGTCGATGAAGTTGAACGCGTTGGTGAACCCGACCACCCAGAGGATCGTGAGGATCGCGGCGGCGGTCTCCCCGAAGAACACGAACGCCCCGTCGCCCGCCCACCGCGCGAACGGCCCGACGGCGAAGTAGTTCGTGACGAAGGCGATCGACACGTCGTTGGCGACGAGGATGCCGGCGGCGACGGTCTGCACCGCGAGGCGCATGGCGACCGGCAGGTCCCACAGGTCGTCCAGCAACCCCACGAGCGTCATCAGGACCCCCCCGAGGAGGATCGCGAACAACGGACCGCGGTCCACCGTCCACGCCGCGGGCGCCAGCGTCGCCCCCACCGCGACGGCGACGAGGAACGCCGCGAGGAGCGCCAACCCGCCGACGTTCGGCACGGCGCCCTGGTGCCGGCGGCGGCCCCGCCCGTGCCGGCCACCGCCCTCCTGCACCGCCCCGACCCGCAGCGCGAACGCGCGGATCGGCGGCACGACGAGGAGCGCCGTGACGAGCGCGGCGAGGAACACCGCCGCCGCCCACGGCACGAGGGGAACGAGGGACGAACCGCTCACGCGTCGATGCTACCGCCCGGCGCCCTAGAGCGTCCCGTAGATGCGGTCGCCCGCATCCCCGAGGCCGGGCACGATGTAGCCGTGCTCGTTCAGGCGCTCGTCGAGCGCCGCGAGAATGATCGGCACGTCCGGGTGCGCCGCCTGCACGGTCTCGACGCCCTCCGGGGCGGCGAGGATGCTGAGGAGACGGACGTTGTGCGCCCCGGCCTCCGCCAGGTGATCGAGCGCCGCGACGGCGCTCCCGCCGGTCGCGAGCATCGGGTCCAACAAAAAGGTGTCGCGTTCGGCGACGTCGGTCGGCAACTTGCCGTAGTACGAGACCGGCGCGAGGGTGTCGGGATCGCGGTAGAGGCCGATGTGCCCCACCCGCGCGCTGGGGACCAGGTCGAGGATGCCCTCGACCATGATGAGGCCCGCGCGGAGGATCGCGACGAGGGCCAGCTTCTTGCCGGCCAAGCGACGGACCTTCGCCGTCGCGACCGGCGTGCGGACCTCGGCGTCCTCGAGCGGCAGGTCGCGCATCGCCTCGAACGCCATCAGCATCGACAGCTCCGCGGCGAGCGACCGGAAATCGCGCACCGGCGTCGTCGCGTCGCGCAGGAGCGACAACTTGTGCTGGATCAGGGGGTGATCGATGATCTGGGTCGGCACGCTGGGCCTCCACTCCTCCGACGCCGGCGCGTCGGCACGAAGGAACGGCCGCCCCGGGGGACGGCCGTGTCGCGAACTGGCGGAGAGGGTGGGATTCGAACCCACGGTACCGCGTAAGCGATACAGCGGTTTTCGAGACCGCCCCGTTCAACCACTCCGGCACCTCTCCTCGCGTTCGCTCGCGCCCTGCGGGCGCGGCGTGGAAGGCTACCACGCGGGCCCGGGCCGCGCCAAGGGCGCGCGACGCCACCGGGGGTCGCGACGGCGGTTGACGGGCGCGGGGTTCGGGCGTAGCCTACGCGCTGCGCTGGCCCGTCGTCTAATGGCAGGACATCCGGTTCTGGTCCGGACGGTCGGGGTTCGAATCCCTGCGGGCCAACCACGCCGCCGCGCCGCCCCCGCCCGCCGGGGGCGGCGCCTTGACCCCCCCGGCGGGCGGGGATACCCTTATCTCGCCCCGAGGGGGGCGCGCTGGCCCGTCGTCTAATGGCAGGACATCCGGTTTTGGTCCGGACGGTCGGGGTTCGAATCCCTGCGGGCCAACCAGGTTCCCCCTCGGCGCATTTCGTACCCCCGCACGCCGACGCCTCGGGCCGGATCCCCCGCGCCCTGCGGGCGTCAGGCGGGGGGATACACGTCGAACCGCGTCGTGCGGCCCCGCACCGCTCCGCTCGCGCCCGGCGCGACGGGCGGCGCCTTCGCCGGCCGCTTGACGACGACCCGGCGCGCGACGCGGCGCGCCGCCGCCACCAACGCCGCAACCTCCGCCGGGTCCGGCGGCGGCCCCAACCACGCCCGCAGGAACGCCGCGCCGCCCCGCTTCGCGGCGCGGCGCTCGCCCTCGCGGGGGTACATCGGGTCGAGGTAGACCGCACGCGCGTCCCCGTCCGCCGCCGCCAGCCAGGCCGCCGCGTCGGTCGCGAGGACCCGGACGCGCGCCGCCGCGGTGGCCGTCGCGGGGTCGGCCTCCGCCCGCGCGCGGGCCGACGCAAGCCACCACGCCAGGAGGGGGTCGCGCTCCAGCATCGTGACACTCAGCCCGGCCCGCGCCACGTGCACGGCGTCCGTCCCCCACCCGGCGGTCGCGTCGATGACGTGGACCTCGCCGCCCGCGCGCCCCAGCAGCGCCGCGACGAGCGGGTCGCGCCCCGCGCGGGGCGCCCCCCACACCGCCGGGCGCGGGGTGGGGGGCGCCTCCGGCCCCACCCACGCGAGGGTCGGGGTCCCCGCCCCGAACGTCGCGACGGCGTGCGACGCCTCCGGTGGGGGCGCGTCCGGGGCCGCCACGGGGCGCCCGTCCGCCGCGAGGCGGGCGGCGAGGGCGTCCGCTTCGGCGCGCGCGGTGGCGGGGGCGTCGGGCGTGACGCGCACGCGGGCGGGGGCGCGGGGGGCCGTCATGCCGCATGCTACCGGCCGGGCTCGGGGGTGACCGACCCGGCCGGCGGGTGCTAGGCTGCCAAGCGACACGCGCGCTTCACGACGGAATCGAAGGTCACGGGCCGGTTCGCCCACCGAACGCGACGTGCATCGCCCTCGCCGCCGACGACGTCGTCGGTCGCCCCCTCGGGAGGTTCCATGTCCCACGCCGACCTGCAACGCCGCCGCGACGCGTCGGTCGTCCGCGCCGCCGCCTCGATCCACCCGATCTACCCCGCCGAAGCCAAGGGGAGTTACGTGTGGGACGGCGAGGGCAACCGGTACCTGGACTTCAGCGTCGGCATCGCCGTCATGAACGTCGGGCACTCCCACCCCAAGGTCATCGAGGCGGTCACGAAGCAGGCGTCGTCGTTCCAGCACCTGTGTTTCGCCGTCGGGATGCACGAGAGCTACGTCGAGCTCGCCGAACGCCTGAACGCCCTGATGCCGGGCGACGGGCCGTCGCGCGCCTTCTTCGCCAACAGCGGCGCGGAGGCGGTGGAGAACGCCGTGAAGATCGCCCGGGTCGCCACCGGCCGACCCGGCATCGTCGCCTTCACGCACGCCTTCCACGGCCGCACCCACATGGCGTTGTCGCTCACCGCGAAGGCGAACCCGTACAAGGCGCCGTTCGCGCCGCGCGCAGCGGAGATCTACCGCGCCGACTACCCCTACTGCTACCGCTGCCCGTTCGGAGGGCCCGACGCCGACGGCGGTTGCTGCCAGCACGACGCGAACCGTTTGCGCGACCAGGTCGCGTCGTTCATCGGGGAGGACCAGGTCGCGGCGTTCCTCGTCGAACCGGTCGCCGGCGAGGGCGGCTTCATCCCCGCGCCGGCGTCGTTCCTGCGCGCCGTTCGCGCCTACGCCGACGAGATCGGCGCGCTCTGGATCGACGACGAGGTCCAGTCCGGCATCGGCCGGACCGGCGCCTGGTGGGCGGTCGACCACGACGGCCTCGCACCCGACCTCCTCACGAGCGCCAAGGCGCTGTCGTCCGGCTTCCCCCTCGCCGCCGTCGTGGGCCGCGCCGACGTCATGGACGCGCCCGGCCCGGGGCACCTGGGCTCGACGTTCGGGGGCAACCCCGTCTCCATCGCCGCGGCGTTGGCGACCCTCGACGTCATCGAGGAGGAGGACCTGCTCACCCGCGCGACGCACATCGGGGCGCGCTTCACGTCGATGCTGCAGGACCTCCAGCGGTCGTTCCCGCGTATCGGGGACGTCCGCGGGGTCGGCGCGATGATCGGCATCGAGTTCGTGGCCGACGACGCCAAGACCCCCGACAAGGGGGCGGTCGAGGCGGTCGTGCGGCACGCCCGCGAGGACGGCCTGCTGCTGCTTCCGACCGGCACGTACGGCAACGTCATCCGCCTCCTCCCGCCGCTCAACCTGAGCGACGCGGAGATCGAGGAGGGCCTCCAGAAGCTCGAGGGGGCGGTGCGCAAGGCGCTCGCCTGAGCTCCGCGCGACGGCGCCCCACGCGCCGCCGCCCGGCGCGACCGCGCCCCGAACGACCGCGCCCCACCGACGTGGTCGGTGGGGCGCGGTGCTACGTGCGGCGGCGTGGTCGGTGGGTCAGTCGCCGTCGCCCTGCTCGATGGGGACGCCGACCATGTTCCCCCACTCCGTCCAGCTGCCGTCGTAGTTGCGGACCTGGGGGTAGCCCAGCAGGTACTTGAGGACGAACCAGGTGTGGCTGCTGCGTTCCGCGATGCGGCAGTACGCCACGACCGGCACGTCCCGCGTCACGCCCTCGCCCTCGTACAGCGCCGCGAGTTCGCTCGCGGGGCGGAAGGTACCGTCCTCGTTCACGGCCTTCGCCCACGGGACGTTCGCCGCGCCGGGAATGTGTCCCCCGCGGAGGGCGCCCTCCTGCGGGTACTCCGGCATGTGCAGCTTCTCGCCGCTGAACTCCGCGGGGCTGCGCACGTCGACGAGCGCACCGCGGCCGTCCTTCACGGCCAGCAGGTGCTGCAGCACGTCCGGCGCGAAGGCGCGGATCGACGCGTCGCGGTACGGCACCGCGTACGTCCCCGGCGTCGGCGTCGGCGTCTCGGTCGTCGTGGGCCGGTCCTCCGCGATCCACTTCGCGCGGCCGCCGTCCATCAGGCGCACGTCGGCGTGGCCGTTGTACTTCAGGAACCAGAAGGCGTACGCCGCCCACCAGTTCGACTTGTCGCCGTACAGGACGACGACGTCGTCGTTCGACACGCCCTTGCGTTCCATCAACGCCGCGAAACCGGCCTCGTCCACGAAATCGCGGACGTCGGGGCGCTGCAGTTCCGTGTGCCAGTCGAGCTTCACGGCGCCCGGCACGTGCCCCTGTTCGTACAGAAGGACGTCCTCGTCGACCTCCAGGACCTTCACGCCGGCGTCGGCGTGATGCGCCTCGACCCAGGCGGTGTCGACCAGGACCTCGGGATGCGCGTACTGCGTCTCCATGGGGTTCTCCTCTCCGCGCGGCGCGCGCCGTCCCCGCGGCCCCCACGCCCGCGGAGCGGGGCGGACGGCGCGGCGCGACGGCGCCACGCCCCTGTCTACCGCCGGAGGGCGACGGACGCGGTCGGCGGGCCGACGCGTCCTGCTACATTGCGGCGATGCTGCACGTCGCCCCCTCCCTCCTCGCCGCCGACCCCCTCGCCTACGGCGCCGCCCTCCGCGAGGTCGACGCGGCCGGCGCCCCCTGGGTGCACGTCGACGTCATGGACGGCCACTTCGCGCCGAACCTGACGTTCGGGCCGGCGCACGTCGCGGCGTTCCGCGACGCGACCGACGCGACGATCGACGTGCACCTGATGGTCCGCGACCCCGCCGCGTGGATCGATGCGTTC
This sequence is a window from Trueperaceae bacterium. Protein-coding genes within it:
- a CDS encoding class I SAM-dependent methyltransferase; translation: MTAPRAPARVRVTPDAPATARAEADALAARLAADGRPVAAPDAPPPEASHAVATFGAGTPTLAWVGPEAPPTPRPAVWGAPRAGRDPLVAALLGRAGGEVHVIDATAGWGTDAVHVARAGLSVTMLERDPLLAWWLASARARAEADPATATAAARVRVLATDAAAWLAAADGDARAVYLDPMYPREGERRAAKRGGAAFLRAWLGPPPDPAEVAALVAAARRVARRVVVKRPAKAPPVAPGASGAVRGRTTRFDVYPPA
- a CDS encoding MraY family glycosyltransferase, with the protein product MSGSSLVPLVPWAAAVFLAALVTALLVVPPIRAFALRVGAVQEGGGRHGRGRRRHQGAVPNVGGLALLAAFLVAVAVGATLAPAAWTVDRGPLFAILLGGVLMTLVGLLDDLWDLPVAMRLAVQTVAAGILVANDVSIAFVTNYFAVGPFARWAGDGAFVFFGETAAAILTILWVVGFTNAFNFIDGVDGLSSGVAAIGSLSLLAVALQVDGRGAAVLLLAALAGAATGFLRHNAGPATIFMGDAGAYLLGYVLAAVSVLGALKVTAAVTIATPVLILGVPVVNIAQVTLRRLRRGANPARAHNDHLHDLLRARGRSERGVVLTLWAATLVLGVAGMLLAATPPAATAATVLLAVAATGGASALRWAEVRAAERAAERAGAVAVAASDAPPARREGRPPR
- a CDS encoding sulfurtransferase, whose translation is METQYAHPEVLVDTAWVEAHHADAGVKVLEVDEDVLLYEQGHVPGAVKLDWHTELQRPDVRDFVDEAGFAALMERKGVSNDDVVVLYGDKSNWWAAYAFWFLKYNGHADVRLMDGGRAKWIAEDRPTTTETPTPTPGTYAVPYRDASIRAFAPDVLQHLLAVKDGRGALVDVRSPAEFSGEKLHMPEYPQEGALRGGHIPGAANVPWAKAVNEDGTFRPASELAALYEGEGVTRDVPVVAYCRIAERSSHTWFVLKYLLGYPQVRNYDGSWTEWGNMVGVPIEQGDGD
- the upp gene encoding uracil phosphoribosyltransferase, which translates into the protein MPTQIIDHPLIQHKLSLLRDATTPVRDFRSLAAELSMLMAFEAMRDLPLEDAEVRTPVATAKVRRLAGKKLALVAILRAGLIMVEGILDLVPSARVGHIGLYRDPDTLAPVSYYGKLPTDVAERDTFLLDPMLATGGSAVAALDHLAEAGAHNVRLLSILAAPEGVETVQAAHPDVPIILAALDERLNEHGYIVPGLGDAGDRIYGTL
- a CDS encoding aspartate aminotransferase family protein, whose protein sequence is MSHADLQRRRDASVVRAAASIHPIYPAEAKGSYVWDGEGNRYLDFSVGIAVMNVGHSHPKVIEAVTKQASSFQHLCFAVGMHESYVELAERLNALMPGDGPSRAFFANSGAEAVENAVKIARVATGRPGIVAFTHAFHGRTHMALSLTAKANPYKAPFAPRAAEIYRADYPYCYRCPFGGPDADGGCCQHDANRLRDQVASFIGEDQVAAFLVEPVAGEGGFIPAPASFLRAVRAYADEIGALWIDDEVQSGIGRTGAWWAVDHDGLAPDLLTSAKALSSGFPLAAVVGRADVMDAPGPGHLGSTFGGNPVSIAAALATLDVIEEEDLLTRATHIGARFTSMLQDLQRSFPRIGDVRGVGAMIGIEFVADDAKTPDKGAVEAVVRHAREDGLLLLPTGTYGNVIRLLPPLNLSDAEIEEGLQKLEGAVRKALA
- the wecB gene encoding UDP-N-acetylglucosamine 2-epimerase (non-hydrolyzing) → MSGPHRVVVAFGTRPEAAKMAPVVAALADHPATTPYVLATGQHREQVRDVLAPFGVTPDEDLDVMTDRQGSADLVGRIVPALAARLRALAPAYLLVHGDTTTTFAAALAGFYEGVGVGHVEAGLRSFDLTQPFPEEGNRRLVDAIGDLALAPTDGARANLRREGRDDATVLVTGNTGVDAVRTVAGRAATPPLPAGTTGRVTVTLHRRENLPHLAAFAASIARLARDHPDLAFVWPVHRNPAVREAVRPAVHGVANVVTSDPLGYEAMVATLAASRLIVTDSGGLQEEGAALGVPVAVLRAVTERPEGVEAGVLRLLGTDPASVEAQLRALLAPDAPELMAMRDRPNPYGDGAAAPRVAAAVAWRLGAGPRPADWRGPVLPSPS